A section of the Spirosoma pollinicola genome encodes:
- the atpD gene encoding F0F1 ATP synthase subunit beta, translating into MSTATAVNTGKITQIIGPVVDVSFEGEGSRIPAILDALKVIKANGQQVILEVQQHLGEDRVRTIAMDSTDGLYRGIEVVDLGHQITMPTGEGIRGRLFNVVGEAIDGIPQPKTTGVGLPIHRAAPKFEDLATSTEVLFTGIKVIDLLEPYAKGGKIGLFGGAGVGKTVLIQELINNIAKAYAGLSVFAGVGERTREGNDLLREMIEAGIIRYGDAFKHSMEEGGWDLSKVDLAEMTNSQATFVFGQMNEPPGARARVALSGLTIAEHFRDGDGEGEGRDILFFVDNIFRFTQAGSEVSALLGRMPSAVGYQPTLATEMGVMQERITSTKRGSITSVQAVYVPADDLTDPAPATTFAHLDATTVLSRKIAELGIYPAVDPLDSTSRILSAEVLGDEHYNTAQRVKEILQRYKELQDIIAILGLEELSEEDKLIVSRARRVQRFLSQPFFVAEQFTGLKGVLVPIEDTIKGFNQIIDGKYDHLPEAAFNLVGTIEDAIAKGERLMKEAGQ; encoded by the coding sequence ATGAGTACGGCAACGGCAGTGAATACGGGTAAGATTACGCAAATAATCGGGCCGGTCGTGGACGTGAGTTTCGAGGGCGAAGGCTCACGAATTCCCGCCATCCTGGACGCCCTCAAAGTAATTAAAGCCAATGGACAACAGGTAATTCTGGAAGTTCAGCAACACCTAGGCGAAGACCGTGTTCGGACAATCGCTATGGACTCGACAGACGGTCTATACCGTGGCATTGAGGTTGTTGACCTGGGCCATCAGATTACAATGCCAACGGGCGAAGGCATCCGGGGGCGGCTTTTTAACGTCGTTGGCGAAGCCATTGACGGTATCCCCCAGCCTAAGACGACCGGTGTTGGTTTGCCTATTCACCGCGCTGCACCAAAATTTGAAGATCTTGCTACCTCGACCGAAGTACTGTTTACCGGTATTAAAGTTATTGACCTTCTTGAGCCTTATGCTAAGGGTGGTAAAATCGGTCTCTTCGGTGGGGCCGGTGTTGGTAAGACTGTATTGATTCAGGAATTGATCAACAACATTGCTAAAGCCTATGCGGGTCTTTCCGTATTTGCCGGTGTTGGCGAGCGTACCCGTGAGGGAAATGACCTTCTTCGTGAAATGATCGAAGCGGGCATTATCCGGTACGGCGACGCGTTTAAACACTCGATGGAAGAAGGCGGCTGGGATTTGTCCAAAGTTGATTTGGCTGAAATGACCAACAGCCAGGCTACATTCGTGTTCGGTCAGATGAACGAGCCACCGGGAGCACGTGCTCGTGTAGCCCTGTCAGGTTTGACCATTGCCGAACACTTCCGCGATGGCGACGGTGAAGGCGAAGGTCGTGATATCCTGTTCTTCGTTGATAACATTTTCCGGTTTACCCAAGCGGGTTCTGAAGTATCGGCTCTGTTGGGTCGTATGCCATCAGCTGTAGGTTACCAGCCTACGCTGGCTACCGAAATGGGTGTGATGCAGGAGCGGATTACGTCGACCAAGCGCGGTTCGATCACCTCGGTACAGGCCGTTTATGTACCTGCCGATGACTTGACTGACCCGGCTCCGGCTACAACCTTTGCTCACTTAGATGCTACGACCGTATTGAGCCGTAAAATCGCCGAGTTAGGTATCTATCCTGCCGTTGACCCACTTGATTCTACCTCGCGGATTTTGTCGGCCGAAGTACTTGGCGACGAACATTATAATACTGCTCAACGGGTAAAAGAAATTCTGCAACGCTATAAAGAATTGCAGGATATTATTGCCATTCTGGGTCTGGAAGAATTATCGGAAGAAGATAAACTTATTGTAAGCCGCGCTCGTCGGGTACAACGTTTCCTGTCACAGCCGTTCTTCGTAGCCGAACAGTTCACTGGCTTGAAAGGCGTTCTCGTACCTATCGAAGATACGATCAAAGGCTTCAACCAAATCATTGATGGTAAGTATGACCACTTGCCAGAAGCTGCCTTTAACCTGGTTGGTACGATTGAAGATGCGATCGCCAAAGGCGAACGTCTGATGAAAGAGGCCGGTCAATAA
- the malQ gene encoding 4-alpha-glucanotransferase produces MLQQRSSGLLLHITSLPSAHGVGDLGAEAYRFADFLEDSGQTYWQILPLTPVDPGAGFSPYSSPSAFAGNILMINLEKLAEENLLSPDQLAIFNEQPVRDVTVTEAPGTSGDTATGVLAGPLVLAPSTLHAAWIKKRPLLVQAAETFLRDATPAQRSDYDRFCALQADWLDDYALFTALQESTGEPAWVRWPTELVRREPVALAQQTELLHEQIEILKVLQYFFTQQWNGLMAYCYAKKIHLMGDIPIYVQFNSADVWANPDLFKLDANFQPLFVAGAPPDYFSEYGQRWGNPIYDWAEHERTGFAWWMRRLRHQMSLYSLTRLDHFLGFAVYWEIPASEPTAKVGEWVKAPIEAFMHAMHRQFVQLPIIAEDLGAKAADIQPYLRHYGIPGMRVIQFGFGHDMPTSTYAVHNHAENFVVYSGTHDNNTTLGWFRESDELHRQRMNDYLGIEVTEENVVDQVCRLTMQSVARLAILPVQDVLNLDETNRMNTPGLGGRSWQWRLQSGQLTNEVAQKLLALTKMTGRV; encoded by the coding sequence ATGCTGCAACAACGTTCAAGTGGCTTATTGCTTCATATAACATCATTACCCTCGGCACACGGCGTTGGCGATTTAGGCGCCGAAGCGTACCGTTTTGCCGATTTTCTGGAGGATTCCGGGCAAACGTACTGGCAGATTTTGCCATTAACGCCTGTTGATCCCGGTGCAGGTTTTTCTCCTTACAGTAGTCCGTCTGCTTTTGCCGGTAACATCTTAATGATCAATCTGGAAAAGCTGGCTGAAGAAAATTTATTGAGTCCTGATCAATTGGCGATCTTTAACGAACAGCCTGTTCGTGATGTAACCGTAACCGAAGCACCCGGTACATCGGGCGATACAGCTACGGGAGTCTTGGCTGGTCCACTCGTTTTAGCTCCGTCGACACTCCATGCGGCCTGGATAAAAAAACGACCTTTATTAGTTCAAGCAGCCGAAACCTTTCTGCGCGATGCTACGCCCGCTCAGCGTAGTGACTATGATCGGTTTTGTGCCTTACAGGCCGATTGGCTTGACGATTATGCTCTTTTCACTGCCTTGCAGGAGTCGACGGGTGAGCCAGCATGGGTGCGCTGGCCCACTGAACTCGTCCGACGTGAACCGGTTGCGCTGGCTCAGCAAACAGAGCTGCTGCATGAGCAAATTGAGATTCTGAAAGTGCTTCAGTACTTCTTTACACAGCAATGGAATGGGCTTATGGCCTACTGTTATGCAAAGAAGATTCACCTCATGGGCGATATTCCCATTTACGTTCAGTTCAACAGTGCTGACGTTTGGGCAAATCCAGACTTGTTTAAACTCGATGCCAATTTCCAGCCGCTATTTGTTGCTGGTGCTCCCCCCGATTATTTTAGCGAATACGGACAGCGTTGGGGCAATCCTATTTATGACTGGGCCGAACACGAGCGCACCGGCTTTGCCTGGTGGATGCGCCGGTTGCGTCACCAAATGTCTTTGTATAGTCTGACCCGTCTGGATCATTTCCTGGGTTTTGCTGTCTATTGGGAAATCCCGGCCAGCGAGCCAACAGCTAAAGTTGGGGAGTGGGTAAAAGCGCCTATCGAAGCGTTTATGCACGCCATGCACCGGCAGTTTGTGCAGTTGCCTATTATTGCTGAAGATTTAGGCGCTAAAGCCGCCGATATCCAGCCGTATCTGCGCCATTACGGCATACCGGGTATGCGGGTGATTCAGTTTGGGTTTGGTCATGATATGCCGACTTCGACCTATGCTGTGCATAATCACGCAGAGAACTTTGTAGTCTATTCCGGTACCCACGACAATAATACGACCTTAGGGTGGTTTCGGGAGTCAGATGAGTTGCATCGCCAGCGAATGAACGACTATCTTGGTATTGAGGTAACGGAAGAAAACGTGGTGGATCAGGTATGCCGTCTGACGATGCAATCGGTGGCACGGCTGGCCATATTACCTGTTCAAGACGTATTGAACCTTGACGAAACAAACCGAATGAATACACCCGGATTGGGGGGGCGAAGCTGGCAGTGGCGCTTGCAATCCGGGCAGTTAACAAATGAAGTGGCTCAAAAGCTTTTGGCACTAACAAAAATGACTGGTAGGGTATAA
- a CDS encoding outer membrane protein assembly factor BamB family protein codes for MFKKLSTSLLQLTGFVLLVTACKTSIDTQPVSSGKAIESFTFAGLTPTVTGVVDSVIHTVRATVPVGTDLAKLAPTFILSQNAIISPASAVAQNFSKPVSYTVTAMDSSVQPYTVTVSTASTITNGGSLVYIGSGSGNFFAIDGGTGVTKWRMSTGTSISSSAFVAAGLVFTGSENGNIYAFDAEAGTQRWKFGTGSSVLSSPVVSGTLVYVGSEDQNLYALNALTGVQRWKFGTAGGVTSSPTVVNGTVYFASKDQTLYALDAATGTQRWKFGAGGKITSSPAVVGGLVYIGTNDYNLYALDAVTGVIKWKFSTGGIITSSPVVADGVVYVGGEDQNLYALDAATGVLRWKYGTSGRITGSAAIDNGLVYFGSDDKTFYALDTATGKFRWKFSTGSVISASPIVYNGFIYIGGQDTSLYCLNSTSGVLRWRVPLDAKLLSSPCLATTDLVPFAAGISGGHQ; via the coding sequence ATGTTTAAAAAATTATCCACCTCACTGTTACAACTGACTGGATTTGTTTTATTGGTAACTGCCTGTAAAACTTCAATTGACACACAGCCAGTTAGTTCAGGTAAAGCTATCGAATCATTTACATTTGCCGGTCTGACCCCAACCGTAACAGGCGTTGTTGATTCGGTTATACACACTGTAAGAGCCACGGTGCCGGTTGGTACAGATTTGGCCAAATTGGCTCCAACATTTATCCTCTCGCAGAACGCTATAATATCTCCTGCGTCAGCGGTTGCCCAGAACTTTAGCAAACCTGTTTCGTATACCGTAACGGCAATGGATAGTTCAGTTCAGCCATACACCGTCACCGTTAGTACAGCGAGCACCATTACAAACGGAGGCTCACTGGTTTATATAGGCAGTGGGTCTGGTAACTTTTTTGCCATTGATGGTGGTACAGGTGTAACGAAATGGCGGATGTCTACAGGCACATCAATTTCGTCTAGTGCCTTTGTTGCGGCCGGACTGGTGTTTACCGGTAGCGAAAATGGCAATATCTATGCGTTCGATGCCGAAGCGGGTACTCAACGCTGGAAATTTGGCACCGGAAGTAGTGTCCTGTCAAGCCCGGTCGTATCGGGCACACTGGTATATGTAGGTAGCGAAGACCAGAATCTATACGCCCTCAATGCGTTGACGGGTGTGCAGCGATGGAAATTTGGTACGGCGGGTGGTGTTACATCCAGTCCGACAGTGGTGAACGGAACCGTTTATTTTGCCAGTAAAGATCAAACGCTGTATGCACTCGATGCCGCTACGGGAACTCAACGCTGGAAATTTGGTGCTGGCGGAAAGATCACCTCCAGCCCGGCCGTGGTTGGCGGTCTGGTTTATATCGGTACTAACGATTATAACCTATATGCCCTTGACGCTGTAACAGGTGTCATTAAATGGAAATTCAGTACGGGTGGTATTATTACATCGAGCCCGGTTGTTGCTGATGGCGTTGTTTATGTAGGAGGAGAGGACCAGAATCTATATGCCCTTGATGCGGCTACCGGTGTTTTACGTTGGAAATATGGTACCAGTGGCCGCATAACCGGCAGTGCTGCCATTGACAACGGGCTGGTTTATTTCGGAAGTGACGACAAAACGTTTTATGCGCTCGATACCGCTACCGGAAAATTCCGCTGGAAATTCAGCACGGGTAGTGTCATCAGCGCAAGCCCCATAGTCTATAATGGGTTCATTTACATCGGTGGTCAGGATACAAGTTTATATTGCCTGAATTCGACAAGTGGCGTATTGCGGTGGCGTGTGCCGCTTGATGCGAAACTCTTGTCGAGCCCTTGCTTAGCCACAACAGATTTAGTCCCTTTTGCCGCCGGCATTAGTGGCGGACATCAGTAA
- a CDS encoding tetratricopeptide repeat protein, whose translation MSSLFFWKEWSRVNRLTYLISAIGFIISLVLFAVAWAQGLGNVVRWDVLSELNELPITFHTFSDGLLDYAVNGKAYAISEQFMAGAMQVRPGVATAFLIGICLAFVLLMSAITRFSRIRYLISMAVLILGLAFFRWEMLEIPGLGSNYLFLLLAFVFGSVSYYFHAFRPDYTVAIRLAAFSALMILVAIGVGALSPVKFPALVLVSYGMPVLLVFSIGFVFFIATEIIAGLVWLTSAGRSEGTSTQVGQRRVLGINNFLFISALYLINLALIWLKNTRSIDWDVLAISPFILYIISVTLGIWGFRRLTQQQDAFSFRDAGAYLYTGLALLTTLTIGYAFATANDPLVEVFEDIIVYTHLAMGLVFVAYVVINFLPIYQQSLPVYRILYKPKRLELSLFRIVGVVGVVVLLASGGLITFRQSVAGYYNGLGDVYTATNEPQSANAFYQLALEQEFQNHKSNYALASLALSQNNQTAAAFFFQQALLKQPNPQDYAGLSQTYLQTNLFFEAVKVLQRGIRAFPKSGELQNNLGFLYARTSVADSAYYYLKSATGLAGREEVPESNLLSFYARNPNVLAADSTLISERKDFSYESYQANALVLQLIDPAKAAKAGKPGWLESESAKQGLSVGRFASLYNYTLAGEEIDTVLTSTLQRLSENPVNQDFTDDLLLARAVAEYKRHNQPAAFSLLSQLAENDQRNGSTYRSITGLLLLEQGLYRLAAETFGANSDTTSIYYRAIAFTKANDPALAQSFWEVAAKNDPAVAALKQVLYQERKPQTDLEKAVYATYKTDDFNRGAYWETIQEPSLKTVAGVALINDYLDQLQWRNAQLVLSGLPDSKKVSSVAASLRNVAAIRLSAFRRSVGSAETMAKELILPQYQAERDYWLGQTYERTRRTAQAQKAYRQALQLAPLNAQIVTSAAQLARQQKQTKSAYDLVLTALPFNEDKADLLKTYIALCLDLSLPDYAESGLTKLQAATTPADYQAFMATYQEKLASIEKSKEKFLQ comes from the coding sequence ATGTCATCCTTATTTTTCTGGAAAGAGTGGAGTCGTGTCAATCGGCTTACCTATCTGATTAGTGCTATTGGTTTCATTATCAGCCTTGTTCTATTTGCTGTTGCCTGGGCGCAGGGTCTGGGCAATGTTGTTCGTTGGGATGTGCTGAGCGAGCTTAACGAATTGCCGATCACCTTTCATACTTTCTCCGACGGTCTGCTCGACTATGCTGTCAATGGGAAAGCTTACGCTATTTCAGAACAATTTATGGCGGGTGCCATGCAGGTACGACCGGGCGTGGCTACTGCGTTTCTGATTGGTATTTGTCTGGCCTTTGTGCTCCTAATGAGTGCCATCACCCGGTTTAGTCGGATTCGTTATTTAATCAGTATGGCCGTATTAATTCTCGGTCTGGCGTTTTTTCGGTGGGAGATGCTCGAAATACCGGGTCTGGGTAGCAATTACCTATTTCTACTGTTGGCGTTTGTGTTCGGCTCGGTCAGTTATTATTTCCATGCTTTCCGCCCCGATTATACGGTTGCGATTCGACTTGCTGCGTTTAGTGCGTTAATGATCCTCGTCGCCATAGGGGTGGGGGCACTCTCGCCTGTGAAGTTCCCCGCACTGGTTCTTGTGAGTTATGGAATGCCGGTTCTGCTCGTGTTCAGCATCGGCTTCGTTTTCTTCATCGCCACCGAAATTATTGCTGGACTTGTCTGGCTTACATCGGCCGGTCGCTCAGAAGGCACAAGTACACAAGTGGGCCAACGGCGTGTGCTGGGTATCAATAATTTCCTGTTTATCAGTGCGCTGTATTTGATTAATCTGGCCCTTATCTGGCTTAAAAACACGCGCTCCATCGACTGGGATGTACTGGCCATAAGTCCATTTATTCTCTACATAATCTCGGTGACGCTGGGCATTTGGGGGTTCCGCCGGTTGACTCAGCAGCAGGACGCTTTCTCGTTTCGCGATGCGGGTGCTTACCTGTATACGGGCCTTGCATTGCTCACGACGCTGACGATTGGGTATGCGTTTGCTACGGCAAATGACCCGTTAGTCGAGGTTTTTGAGGATATAATTGTGTACACACATCTGGCAATGGGACTGGTCTTTGTCGCCTATGTCGTTATCAATTTCCTGCCAATCTATCAGCAAAGTCTCCCTGTTTATCGGATTCTTTATAAGCCCAAACGGCTTGAATTGAGTCTGTTCCGGATAGTGGGTGTCGTGGGTGTTGTTGTCCTGCTGGCATCGGGCGGTCTGATCACGTTTCGTCAAAGCGTGGCCGGGTATTACAATGGACTCGGCGATGTGTATACAGCTACGAACGAACCACAATCGGCCAATGCCTTCTATCAACTTGCGCTCGAACAGGAATTTCAGAACCATAAATCGAATTATGCGCTGGCATCTCTGGCCTTATCGCAGAATAACCAGACGGCGGCTGCTTTCTTTTTTCAACAGGCCCTTTTGAAGCAACCCAACCCACAGGATTATGCCGGATTAAGTCAGACTTATCTGCAAACGAACTTGTTTTTCGAAGCCGTCAAAGTTCTTCAGCGGGGTATTCGGGCATTTCCGAAAAGTGGCGAGTTACAGAATAACCTCGGATTTCTGTATGCACGCACCAGCGTAGCCGATTCAGCTTATTACTACCTAAAGTCGGCAACTGGTCTGGCGGGTCGGGAGGAGGTTCCCGAATCGAACTTGCTTTCTTTTTATGCGCGTAACCCAAACGTGCTAGCGGCCGATTCAACGTTGATTTCGGAACGGAAAGACTTTTCGTATGAGTCGTATCAGGCTAATGCGCTGGTTCTTCAACTCATAGACCCTGCCAAAGCCGCCAAAGCTGGTAAACCCGGCTGGCTGGAAAGTGAGTCTGCTAAGCAGGGACTAAGCGTTGGGCGTTTTGCCAGTTTGTACAATTATACCCTCGCCGGGGAGGAGATTGACACCGTTTTGACGAGTACGCTACAGCGGCTATCAGAGAACCCTGTCAATCAGGATTTTACGGACGATCTGTTGTTGGCCCGAGCTGTAGCCGAATACAAACGACACAACCAGCCAGCCGCCTTTAGCCTGCTGAGTCAACTGGCCGAAAACGATCAGCGAAACGGCTCTACATATCGCTCCATCACAGGTTTACTGTTGTTAGAACAGGGTTTATACCGACTGGCTGCCGAAACGTTTGGCGCTAACTCCGATACAACGTCTATTTATTACCGGGCCATAGCGTTTACTAAAGCAAATGATCCGGCTCTGGCGCAGTCGTTCTGGGAAGTCGCGGCCAAAAATGATCCGGCTGTGGCAGCCTTGAAACAAGTGTTGTATCAGGAGCGCAAACCGCAAACGGATTTAGAAAAAGCAGTTTACGCTACCTATAAAACCGATGATTTTAACCGGGGTGCATACTGGGAAACCATTCAGGAACCTAGTCTAAAAACAGTAGCGGGTGTTGCCTTGATTAATGACTACCTCGATCAGTTACAGTGGCGTAATGCCCAGTTGGTGCTTTCTGGATTGCCCGATTCAAAAAAGGTAAGCTCCGTGGCTGCTTCATTGCGGAATGTAGCAGCTATTCGTTTATCGGCCTTTCGGCGGAGTGTTGGCTCGGCAGAAACGATGGCGAAGGAGCTTATCTTACCGCAATATCAGGCCGAACGCGATTATTGGCTTGGGCAGACGTATGAACGTACCCGCCGAACGGCTCAGGCACAAAAGGCCTATCGGCAGGCCCTGCAGCTGGCTCCTCTGAATGCCCAGATCGTTACATCAGCTGCACAGCTTGCACGGCAACAAAAACAAACCAAATCAGCCTATGATCTCGTCCTTACAGCTTTGCCATTTAACGAAGACAAGGCTGATTTGCTGAAAACGTATATTGCCTTATGTCTGGACTTAAGCTTGCCCGACTACGCCGAAAGTGGCTTGACCAAGCTTCAGGCTGCCACTACGCCTGCCGACTATCAGGCGTTTATGGCGACTTATCAGGAAAAATTAGCGTCAATCGAAAAGAGTAAAGAGAAATTTCTGCAATAA
- a CDS encoding ABC transporter ATP-binding protein gives MNIIETRDIAKRYVMGTEVVEALKSITISIQKGEYVAFMGPSGSGKSTLMNIVGCLDTPTSGQYILNNQDVSGMGENELAEVRNKEIGFVFQTFNLLPRQTSLENVALPLIYAGYNKADRTEKAMMALKNVGLENRAGHRPNELSGGQRQRVAVARALVNDPSILLADEPTGNLDTKTSYEIMDLFDQIHSKGNTVIMVTHEEDIAEYAHRIVRLRDGLVETDRANANIRKAQVLMQSLGQ, from the coding sequence ATGAACATTATTGAAACCCGCGATATTGCCAAGCGCTATGTAATGGGCACCGAAGTTGTAGAAGCCCTCAAGTCGATTACGATTAGTATTCAGAAAGGCGAGTATGTCGCGTTTATGGGACCATCCGGCTCGGGAAAGTCAACGCTGATGAATATTGTTGGTTGTCTGGATACGCCAACCTCCGGCCAGTATATTCTGAATAATCAGGACGTAAGCGGTATGGGCGAAAACGAACTGGCTGAAGTTCGTAATAAGGAGATTGGGTTTGTGTTTCAGACGTTCAACCTGCTGCCCCGCCAGACGTCCCTGGAAAACGTAGCCCTGCCACTCATTTATGCGGGTTATAACAAAGCTGACCGTACTGAAAAGGCGATGATGGCGCTCAAAAATGTTGGCCTGGAGAACCGGGCTGGCCACCGGCCAAACGAACTTTCGGGTGGTCAGCGGCAACGCGTGGCCGTTGCACGGGCGCTGGTCAATGATCCAAGTATTCTGCTTGCCGATGAACCAACGGGTAACCTAGACACCAAGACATCCTACGAAATCATGGATCTCTTCGACCAGATTCACAGCAAAGGCAATACCGTGATCATGGTTACCCACGAAGAGGACATCGCCGAATACGCGCACCGTATTGTCCGGCTTCGCGATGGCCTCGTTGAAACCGACCGGGCCAATGCAAACATTCGTAAAGCTCAGGTGCTTATGCAGTCGCTAGGCCAATAA
- a CDS encoding heme-binding domain-containing protein translates to MRRKILLTLLGVFVLIQFVRPEKNQSTGMSVNDITTKYAVPADVHNLLKRSCFDCHSNNTVYPWYDTVQPVSWWLNHHINEAKGELNFSEFASYSPKKADHKLEEIGESVTEGWMPLSSYLWIHHDAKLKPEEAKLIADWASQLRAKLDVPADPKGEEHHEGHL, encoded by the coding sequence ATGCGCCGTAAAATCCTCCTTACCCTGCTCGGAGTTTTTGTCCTTATTCAGTTTGTCAGACCAGAGAAAAACCAGTCGACGGGCATGTCGGTTAACGATATTACAACTAAATACGCTGTTCCTGCTGATGTTCACAACCTGCTGAAGCGGTCTTGCTTCGATTGCCATTCCAATAATACAGTTTACCCCTGGTACGATACTGTTCAGCCCGTTTCCTGGTGGCTCAATCACCATATTAACGAAGCAAAAGGAGAGCTTAACTTTTCAGAGTTTGCCTCTTATTCACCCAAAAAAGCCGATCATAAACTGGAAGAGATAGGGGAGTCTGTTACCGAAGGCTGGATGCCCCTAAGCTCATACCTGTGGATTCATCACGATGCTAAACTCAAACCCGAAGAAGCCAAACTAATTGCTGATTGGGCGAGCCAGTTGCGGGCAAAACTAGACGTTCCTGCTGATCCAAAAGGAGAGGAGCATCACGAGGGTCATTTATAG
- a CDS encoding Gfo/Idh/MocA family protein, whose amino-acid sequence MKNQDANSRRTFLRNLGAGASALSLPLLGYGNNQFAQNESSGLYSLLKNADNESLGQPGRKLGIALVGLGYYSANLLAPALQETKNCRLAGIVTGTPSKATEWMQKYNIPKANVYDYKNFDRIADNKDIDVVYVVLPNSMHAEYVIRAAQAGKHVICEKPMAIYPKECQAMIDACKKANKQLAIGYRLHYEPFTKEIMRLGQEKVFGAVKFIESSDGFRSGDPTQWRLKKSMAGGGPLMDVGIYAVQGTRYVTGEEPISVTAQFAPKTDPVKFKDVEETMFWQFEFPGGAVSNSTTSYASGVERLYASCEKGWFELSPAFGYGPLKGRTSKGPIEMPVVNHQAAHMDGVCKDLLDGKQLPDHVTGAEGLRDTKLLQAIYQAAETGRKINLKA is encoded by the coding sequence ATGAAAAATCAAGACGCGAATTCCCGGCGCACCTTTCTACGCAATCTTGGCGCAGGTGCATCGGCCTTATCTTTACCGCTCCTGGGCTATGGCAATAATCAATTTGCCCAGAATGAATCCAGCGGCCTTTATTCATTGCTGAAAAATGCAGATAACGAAAGTTTGGGCCAGCCGGGCCGCAAACTGGGCATCGCTTTAGTTGGGCTCGGGTATTATAGCGCAAACCTGCTGGCACCGGCACTGCAAGAGACAAAAAACTGCCGACTGGCTGGCATTGTAACGGGTACGCCGTCAAAAGCCACTGAATGGATGCAGAAATACAACATCCCAAAGGCCAATGTCTACGATTACAAAAACTTCGACCGGATTGCGGATAACAAAGATATAGACGTCGTGTATGTGGTGCTCCCAAACTCAATGCACGCCGAGTATGTAATTCGGGCCGCGCAGGCGGGGAAGCACGTCATTTGTGAGAAACCAATGGCAATTTACCCGAAAGAGTGCCAGGCCATGATTGATGCCTGCAAGAAGGCAAACAAGCAACTGGCTATTGGTTATCGGCTGCATTATGAGCCATTCACTAAAGAGATTATGCGGCTTGGACAGGAAAAAGTGTTCGGTGCCGTTAAGTTTATAGAAAGCAGCGATGGCTTTCGGAGTGGCGACCCTACTCAATGGCGATTGAAAAAAAGCATGGCGGGTGGCGGCCCCCTGATGGACGTAGGTATTTATGCTGTACAGGGCACCCGGTATGTAACGGGCGAAGAACCTATTTCGGTAACCGCCCAGTTTGCTCCAAAAACAGACCCCGTAAAATTTAAGGATGTCGAAGAAACGATGTTCTGGCAGTTTGAATTTCCGGGGGGTGCCGTTTCCAACTCCACAACAAGTTACGCATCGGGTGTTGAGCGACTTTATGCGTCCTGCGAGAAAGGCTGGTTTGAACTATCGCCCGCTTTTGGCTATGGCCCGCTCAAAGGGCGTACCAGTAAAGGTCCCATTGAGATGCCCGTTGTCAACCATCAGGCTGCCCATATGGATGGCGTTTGCAAAGACCTTCTCGACGGCAAGCAACTCCCCGACCATGTTACGGGCGCAGAAGGTCTGCGGGATACGAAGCTATTACAAGCCATTTATCAAGCCGCAGAAACAGGCCGGAAGATCAATTTGAAAGCGTAA
- a CDS encoding DUF535 family protein yields MKLFTGSVSLSKHTNSINFTTLYKVINQVIRRGMLYTLRTGFRFRQIIWHFPEHYELTQLLKINPQVAALVQENPRLLYKYLGQYLALNLPTKDKLVLLTSHYRYFTKCVHPHFFKDILHKTYIWQDCQGTDSFSISLLFPSGIDWEGELAVVLEFNKIPVYSIRFTIVGEQLENSLFGQSLFVGGIQGVRNPDLVKQATKALFDISPSALLMAALQGISLACDLKCIWGAGNERNLANGATHFNFDAFWDALGGEKQPNQLYTLAIPFPEKPLTLIKANHRSRTLRKREYKHKVTQQVRAHFEAQLQLSSI; encoded by the coding sequence ATGAAACTATTTACTGGTTCTGTATCCTTATCAAAACATACCAATTCTATTAATTTCACAACTTTATATAAGGTAATTAATCAGGTAATTCGTCGAGGGATGCTGTACACATTAAGAACAGGCTTCCGATTCAGGCAAATTATTTGGCACTTTCCGGAACATTATGAACTGACTCAATTACTAAAAATCAATCCACAAGTTGCGGCTTTAGTGCAAGAAAACCCCCGCCTATTATACAAATATCTAGGTCAGTATTTAGCCCTTAATTTGCCTACTAAAGATAAACTGGTTTTACTCACTAGTCATTACCGCTATTTCACCAAATGCGTGCATCCCCACTTTTTTAAGGATATTCTTCACAAAACCTATATCTGGCAAGATTGCCAAGGCACTGACTCATTTAGTATTAGTCTGTTATTTCCATCCGGTATAGACTGGGAGGGTGAATTAGCCGTCGTATTGGAATTTAATAAGATTCCTGTTTACTCCATTCGATTTACAATTGTTGGTGAGCAGTTGGAGAACTCGTTGTTCGGTCAAAGCCTTTTTGTAGGAGGGATCCAAGGTGTTAGAAACCCTGACCTTGTCAAACAAGCTACTAAAGCTCTATTTGATATTTCTCCGTCTGCTCTACTGATGGCAGCCTTGCAAGGGATCTCTCTAGCTTGTGATCTGAAGTGCATCTGGGGTGCGGGCAATGAGAGAAATTTAGCGAATGGGGCGACTCATTTTAACTTTGATGCATTTTGGGATGCGCTAGGAGGAGAAAAACAACCAAATCAGTTATATACTTTAGCAATTCCTTTTCCTGAGAAGCCGCTCACCTTAATCAAGGCTAACCACCGCAGCCGTACCCTACGGAAACGAGAGTATAAGCATAAAGTCACTCAACAGGTTCGAGCCCATTTTGAAGCACAACTTCAGTTGTCTAGCATATAA